One window of Lacerta agilis isolate rLacAgi1 chromosome 14, rLacAgi1.pri, whole genome shotgun sequence genomic DNA carries:
- the LOC117057671 gene encoding olfactory receptor 14A16-like: protein MHNLTSMPAFLLLGFSDIRELQILHFFVFLALYLMAIIGNLLIVIVIVLDHHLHTPMYLFLMNLAIMDLGTVSVMVPKSMAISLYNNRLISYFGCVAQVFFLHLFGISDFALLTIMAHDRYVAICRPLQYETIMHKGACIRMVAIGWITGFLAAMLHTGSTFGNTFCANSVNQFFCEISKLLKISCSDFYLVEVRVLVIAFIISVGCFVFIIVTYMQIFSTVLRIPSLDGQKKALSTCIPHLTVVSLLMFTGAFAYARPPTDSSSDLDIVFAVIYTIIPPTLNPFIYSMRNKEIKTALWKLFYKNGVVYCSIC, encoded by the coding sequence ATGCACAATCTTACCTCCATGCCTGCATTTCTGCTGCTGGGATTCTCAGATATTCGAGAACTACAGATCTTGCACTTCTTTGTGTTCCTGGCCTTGTACTTGATGGCAATAATAGGGAACCTTCTaattgtcattgtcattgtccTTGATCACCACCTTCATACCCCTATGTATTTATTTCTAATGAATTTGGCCATCATGGATCTTGGAACAGTTTCAGTTATGGTGCCCAAATCAATGGCTATTTCCCTTTACAACAACAGGTTAATTTCTTATTTTGGATGTGTTGCTCaggttttctttttacatttatttGGAATATCCGATTTTGCTCTTCTAACCATAATGGCACATGACCGTTACGTTGCTATTTGCAGACCACTGCAATATGAGACAATTATGCACAAAGGAGCCTGTATACGGATGGTAGCCATTGGGTGGATCACAGGCTTTCTTGCTGCCATGTTACATACTGGTAGCACCTTTGGCAATACCTTCTGTGCTAATTCTGTCAATCAGTTCTTCTGTGAAATCTCAAAATTACTGAAGATCTCTTGCTCTGACTTTTACTTAGTCGAAGTTCGGGTTCTTGTGATAGCCTTTATTATATCAGTAGGATGCTTCGTTTTCATCATCGTAACATACATGCAGATCTTTTCTACAGTGCTCAGAATACCTTCTTTAGATGGTCAGAAAAAAGCCCTCTCCACTTGCATTCCCCACCTCACCGTTGTCTCTTTGCTTATGTTCACTGGTGCCTTTGCCTACGCAAGGCCTCCCACTGATTCTTCTTCTGATCTAGATATAGTTTTTGCTGTGATATATACCATAATTCCTCCCACATTAAATCCATTTATTTACAGTATGAGAAACAAAGAAATTAAGACTGCTTTGTGGAAACTGTTCTATAAAAATGGTGTTGTATACTGTTCTATATGTTAA